Proteins encoded together in one Papaver somniferum cultivar HN1 unplaced genomic scaffold, ASM357369v1 unplaced-scaffold_16518, whole genome shotgun sequence window:
- the LOC113337638 gene encoding probable amidase At4g34880, with translation QAGAVIVDKLAITNINTILNPALSGETQVEKFELKVALNAYLGELVSSPVRSLAEVISFNTKNPSLEKTTTYGQDFFIGAQKTSGNIGAAEKKVYEKLKKLDDDGFVSLMNKNNLFAVVTPGSRFSTVLAIGGHPGINVPAGFQPNGMPIGITFGGLRGSEPKLIEISYAFEQLTLARKPPSYEMLTKTLNTIANQDGITSSDSLIEMII, from the exons GCAAGCAGGTGCAGTAATAGTGGACAAATTGGCAATCACCAACATAAACACTATTCTCAATCCCGCTCTAAGTGGTGAAACCCAAGTAGAGAAGTTCGAGCTAAAGGTGGCCCTCAATGCTTACCTAGGAGAACTAGTTTCTTCTCCAGTCAGGTCGTTAGCTGAAGTGATCTCCTTCAAtacaaaaaatccttctttg GAGAAAACAACTACATATGGTCAAGACTTTTTTATAGGTGCTCAAAAGACAAGTGGAAACATTGGGGCAGCAGAGAAAAAGGTGTATGAGAAGCTGAAAAAACTTGATGATGATGGGTTTGTGAGTCTGATGAATAAAAACAATTTGTTTGCAGTCGTGACTCCAGGGAGTCGGTTCTCAACAGTGCTTGCTATTGGAGGACACCCAGGAATCAACGTTCCAGCAGGATTTCAACCGAATGGAATGCCTATTGGAATCACATTTGGTGGACTAAGGGGTTCAGAACCAAAGCTCATTGAGATTTCTTATGCTTTTGAACAGTTGACACTTGCTAGGAAACCTCCTTCCTATGAAATGTTAACAAAGACTCTAAACACAATTGCCAACCAAGACGGTATTACTAGCAGCGATTCCTTAATCGAAATGATCATTTAG